The window TTCTTTTAGAAGGCTTTGACCTTTGTGGTGTTTGAAGTGTTGGTTTGAGCGTTTAACTCTGATTAAGTTGGCGTCCAGTGTTGCGGTCCTATGTTCTGATCTTGGTTTTGGTGTGTGAAGAAATGGAGTAGTCGGCTTTCTATTGTGTCAGGAGTGCTGAGTCTCAGGCTCTTGTAACTTCGGGTTCGTGAATCTTGATCGATCTGGCCATGGTGTAAACGTCTCGATGGTGATGACTTAGCAGGGTTTGTTCTATAGTTATTGTGTCTTGTGGTTGCTAGCCGTTTGGTTCTTCTCCTATGAGTGTTGGAGAGGTTGGCAAGGCTTCATGGTGGTAATTGAGTGAGCTTCATTCTTTGATCGTAGAGTGTCTATGTATTCAAGGTGTGTGGACCGAGCAGCGAGTTCCCCTTGTTGAGTTATGAAGGCTCTAGGTCTTGGTCTTATCGTTTGGCGGGCGAAGCAGCAGCGATAAGTGTATTTGGGTGCAGAAGTGGAAGGTACTGGGTGGCGGGCTAAATGCAGCAGCGGTAATTCCCGACCATTGACATTTGCTCTTTTTAAAATCTGCTAGGTGGTCTGATGTGGCTATTGTGGATGTCAACCGTGCTTTTGGTGTTAGCgttgttttaatttgtttgttttatgtttgttcTGAAGTCACCCGATGTGGTTTTAGTCGTTCCCAGTGTGGGTTCTAGCTGCCGCTTCTTATGGGCTTTTGTTTCTGGGGCTATTTCGGTTTGCCGCCAGTTTGTATATGGTTTCGTACTTTGCATATGAATGAAtttcaatttgggaaaaaagtctatatttgagaagtgatttgccacatgttttctctacaatcgttttcacaaaaaaaaattgtgacgtggctattaagattgatgacatgtcatatggttaaatatgacatggacaattacatttaatgctgattatatttttggaaatctttttagaatatgacaataactcatatattatatctaatattgatttatatttttggtaaactttgtagaatatgatAATANNNNNNNNNNNNNNNNNNNNNNNNNNNNNNNNNNNNNNNNNNNNNNNNNNNNNNNNNNNNNNNNNNNNNNNNNNNNNNNNNNNNNNNNNNNNNNNNNNNNGTGTGTGGTTCTAAGATAAGAATCACAATTACTACTTAATTAACtgatatatagttatttatgtttataaatacGCATGATTAAGCCGCTGGAGCCACGTCACTGTCGTCATCGTCATCGTCTCCTCCGTTCTCTTGGCCAACAATTTGTGAGTAAGGAATTGGCCGAGTGTTAGCTGACTCGTATAGCCTGCCTGCTGCTTTGTCGTGACTCATCACTGCCATTTTTAAGTAagggttttgtgtgtttctggtttaCTTGTAAATCTTTACTATTGGTTGCAGATAGAGAGCTCATGAACTCCCCTCAGCAATTTATAGCATTTCTAGGTTTACCATATGTTTTCATCTTTCATATATTCTCAACTCTCAAGAATAATAATCAACAGCGACAGAGGGGAATTTTGTGGGGTTATATTGGAAcgataacaaaaacaaatgtaTTCACTCGTGATTACGAGATTCTGGTAATGTTTAATCTAATTGCTATTTGAAACTTTATATCAAGAAGGTAAGATCTACTCAACTATGAAAGTAATAATTAGATTGTAGTATTTATTCATTGTCATTTAGCATTGAAATGAAAACGTTTCACGGTTTACGGAAATATGATCTGACTGATCTAGAGAAAACTTGAAGTGTAAAGtgatcaaaataataataataattgtatCATAGATTAGGACGAAGGTTGACCCAGTTCTCTTACATACATTTTCTTGCGTCTGTAGTCATAAACATATTTTGTGGACAAAAAGAACCAATGAATGCATAATCAAGGCACCAGGCGCACCACCATAAATTGATTatagacatttttttttgtcaacgattATAAACATGTTTAGACACATAAAATGaaaagtgaaatataaaaaaatattatatattctgGAGGTAACTTTATGTTCTCTCCATCTAGGacatttttttggttcttttgcAATTGTGAAAAGCTAAGAGAACGCAAGTGTGACATGGCCACGCTTATCACCATAACTTAGTACAGCGTGGCGCATGATGGCCCAAACATGAGCCAACCTCATGGAAGTTGTTCGCAGCTCACGTTTCACACGTGGATAGAACAGTTCATGCACACTCTCAAGTTGCCTCGCCATGCGCCTTCTCCTACCGTTGTCTATGTACACAATATCTACAtacatatgttatatatgtGTGTCAAATTATATCATGACCTCATATATACTCTCTGCATTTATAGCTTTTGGGACTGCTTTTAAAGCATAAAACCCTAAAGCTCGTGTCATAGTCTCTCTACTATGTTAGGCTACTTTAATTAGAGTAGTCAATGTTTTGGTGTTCAAAAAAGGAATGAGAGTCTATATTTTATTCAATTGTAAATGGGGccttttgttttatgttttctttaattataaCCAAAACTTTGGATCTTTGAACCGTAATCAATTTGTCTTGTACAACCTAAGAAAGCATTTGATAATATCTGTGACGGACCTACAAACATAAATCATTATCTTTTTGCAGTACTTAAATGCCTCATTTTTAAACTCAGATCTGGTAGCACATCCTCTAACCGGCTAAGCATAAGAACATTTTTTCTGAACACCTAGCTAAGAACATTTGAGTATGTTTTGTCTTCATATAGACATTGATCCAGTTAAAGCTAATCAACTAGAGAAAATTTTAGGAACTAATTGTTTTTCCCACATATTTAAACTTCTCTATGTGTatctaaaagaaaaacacaatatttacttattttttgaAAAGGTTGTAAACGCAAAAGTAAATTATTAGCGGATAGAAAAATTAAGTTTGCGTTAACAGCATCCAAATGATGTTTGATGAAATAGTGTTGTGTTTAAAcattataaacataatttacCACAACATATTTTACCTTTGTTCCTAAATATGCATGCTCTTTTATGTTTTGcacatattaaaaaacatattaaaaatcaatcataaatatattattgtcTGAATTTAgctattttcataaatttaaatcaatagcatttgaataaaaaaactagtttttaaaatttacaatttacgATTATTAACGAATAAaatacatagaaaatataaaatatataaaaattcgaaaaacttttattttaaaacattaatcttttaaaaacatatagaGTATAATCTAGTGGTTTCTGTTAAAGATTTAGAGGAAGCTGAACAAGGGGAAAATCCTTTTCATGTAACTTTAATATTAGCCAATCTCTCTTATCATACTTGAACCAACATAACAACATAAGGAAAAGATACAGAAATGATCTTATGATTTCTTCTCcaattaatattaaagatgTACTCTACCGAGGTTAGAATTAGACAGCAACCAAAGAAGAGAGGCCAATATTAGCAGAACAAGACAAAACCGACAAGACACCAGTGAGTAGCAGCGAAACTCCATTCACAAATGACAAAAGAGATGATAAGAGCACGAAATCCACATAGTATAGGAGCCAAAAGACAATGTATgactttttgatatttttatacattccaaaaacaaattttaaactttgaaaactgaaatttcaaatatgatgttttatttattcaaaaccTCACATTTGTAATTTCTTACTTTGTAgtctttaaaagtttttttattggAACACAACTTTCGTTAAACGTTAAACATTTAGAATACACTAGAGGGAAAATTATCAAAAACTCTACAAGAACAAAACATTAAAAGCATAAAAGATGACAATAGAAAACTCTATGATAAAATAAGATTTAATGGTAATACCAGAAACTTGAAAGATAATCACTTTGGATCGTGATGTTGACACCCAATCCGCACTTCAAAATTTCGTCAAGACGAGATTCATCTTCAGGCCCCTATCGAACAATTACATAATATATCCAAACGGTTATGGACTTGGACAAACATTTTTTGCTTTAAGGAAAGAGCGAATGCGTTCCTCATGAAAAAGGCCCAAGATGATATGGTTTACTCCTCGTAAgagggagatgatgatgatgatggtgaacaCATTTATAAATGAAGAAATATTGGACTCTACGAAAAAGAGAAATTAATACTACATTTTGTGCACACCCGTTTCGGTAAAATACTGTCCTTGTGATTTTAATTGTATCTTCGCTACTATTTTATGCTAGAATGATATATGACTATATTTCATGTAGAGTCTAAACTTCAATAGATAGGGTGAGATGACATGGACTCGCACAATACTGTCCTTACTATTTTAATTGTCTTGCCTACAATTTTATGCTACTTAGCTATATGTGATAATTAATATGCTATGAAAAAATAATAGACTAAAGTTTTGGCCCCTTAAACCTTGTTCTTACCAAGCATGATATAGTACAAAACTTCATAAATCTCACTCTCTCTTGTTTtcgaaataaatatttttcatttcaaagCTACTGTTATTGTTTTTTGATGACAGCGATGGAAAGAACAAGCTGGTGCCACTACAGGATTCTCTATTACATCTGTTTGTCTAGTTGCTTTAATCGGTGTGTGTCGTCGACATATATTAAATCATGTGTTACATCTGTTTCATTAGACCACTTACTTATCTTCCAAATCCAATCTGAATTTTttaatctctttctctctctctctccagctAAGCTAGCACAATAGTTTCGTAATGTTAGTCGTGAAAGACCATAAAAAGAGCGGACTTGGACAACAAGAATATTCTATTAGGAGCAATTACTGTTCCGTTCCACTGTGATAcagtttgaaataaataaaaaatacagatAGATTCTCTATCGTGGAACATGTAGTAAGAATCAGAATCAGAACATGCACTGCACACAACTTGCTAAGCACTGCGTTTGGCTCTGTAAATgcctaaaagaatataaatggTAGAGAATCAAATTATAACCTTGAAAAAGACTTGTCAATAgaccaaatattcaaatgattcCCTAAGGAAatgtcaaaaaaagaaacagcaAACGCAATACATCTTTTGTTGTTCCCAATCCAGACAATAACAAATGCAAAATATCAAAAGTATCATCCCAAAACTAAAACTTTGTATGAACAAAGAATCCAACAACTCTTTAACGCACAAACTCAGGACTCAGGTACAACAGGGGCTGGCGCTGGAGGCTTGAGAAGTGGCTGCAAAGCTTTCACAACGATACTCATATTCGGTCTAAACTCTGATTCATATTGCACACACAGTGCTGCCACCGCTGCTAGCTGCATTTGCCCCCACATTAAACTGAGTTATTATCATCCAATTAATTATCAATATATTTGAGATACTTGTGGGAGTGTAGAAGATAAGTACCTTAGCTACTGATTTAGGAGGATACTCTCCTTTTAGCTTCGGATCAACACACTGCTTCACTTTATCTTCACTCAGTCTCGGTGTAGCCTGAAATTAATAATAAGACAATGAGATCAAGAAACAGACTGGGGACAAGGCACACAGATAGTAAAACATACCCAGGTTACAAGACTCTGTTGTCCACGTGGCATGGTGTGATCCACAGGTTTCCTCCCAGTCAAAAGCTCAAGAAGCACAACCCCAAAGCTATACACATCACTCTTCTGCGTCAGCTGCCCAGTCATAGCATATCTGCAAAATACAAACACACACACGTGTCATTTTAACTGCCTTTGTTACATAACTTCAGGAAGGTTAACATTACTCTGGAGCGTGATAGCCAAAGGTTCCCAAGACTCTCGTAGAGTGAAGACGAGCAGCGTTATCAGGAGCCTGATTCGAGAGATTGAAATCAGCCACCTTCGCTTGGTAGTCTTCGAAAAGAAGCACGTTGCTAGACCTCACGTCTCTGTGTATCACAGGAGGCTGAACCTTCTCGTGAAGGTACTCTAATCCTCTAGCTGCCTCCACGGCTATCTTCACCCTCGTTATCCAGTCGAGAGTCGGACCTGGCTGCGCACCTTGAACTCCCTTTCTACCGTGCAGAACGTCGTGGAGCGATCCCATCGTTGCGAACTCGTAAGCTAGAACACGGAGGTTCTCGTCGACGCAGTAACCGACCAGCTGAATGAAGTTCTCGTGCTTCAATCTCGAAACCATTGAAACCTAAGGGAgagaagcaagcaagcaagcaagtAAGCAAGAGGGATGTAAAAAGACAAGTTTCTCTCTAAGGCAATAACCCTAACCTGAGTCAAGAACTCGGTGTTTGACTCAGCTTCAGGGGAAACATCGAGTTTCTTCAACGCAACAGCTTTATTACCATCGCTAAGAGTTGCGTAGTACACTCTTCCGTAAGATCCCTCGCCGATGAGCGACTTTGATCCGAAATTGTCAGTCTTTTCTTCAACCTCTTCCACGGACAAGGGAGGGACTTCAATGGGGAGTGCTTCCTTGGGGGGATCAGGTTTTGCAACAGCTTGTGGTCTTGGCTGCTTATTATTTGCTGCTGCATTGCATGTGTGTAACAAAGAAACATACTCATCAAATGTATATAATACTAATAAGTATACAAAGCCATATGAGGGAAGTCTATTGTCTGCAAAGATTACACATACCATCAGGTTGTTGGTGCTGCCGTTGAGTTTTGAGATGTTTCTCATCATTTGAGATATCAGAATCACCTGATCTGTGCCCACCACAACAGATCCACCTCCGCAtggttcttcttcctcttcttctcaaAGCTTTTTAAGTTCCTGCAAAACCGTTTTCAAGTCAACTGATTTTAAAACTATTCGTTAAAGCTTAAAGCTttcatctcaaaaaaaaaaaagaaactggaATCAAGATTGCAACTTTACTAAAGCACAGAGAGTTTGGAAACGAAGATCGAATCAGAAAATTGAAATCTAAGCGAAAGGGGAAGCAAAGATGTGAGTGTTCAGCTTGCAAACGATCCAAGAAGCCTTTGAAAATAGAGAGAATTGAttccaaaaacaaaaggaagatTCGGTCTTTACCGGTCAAATCTACAAAACTTGATCAGGCTGAGACTTGTgtcgatctctctctctctctctagggggGTTCGTCTGTGTNNNNNNNNNNNNNNNNNNNNNNNNNNNNNNNNNNNNNNNNNNNNNNNNNNNNNNNNNNNNNNNNNNNNNNNNNNNNNNNNNNNNNNNNNNNNNNNNNNNNtaaaatttattattacttatcagcttgatttttttttgttgttaaaaattTTCAGTCTAAATGACACGAACAAATGATTTGGCCTTACATTTGaactaaaatatgttttaagtTTACTCAATAAATGATTAAAGAAAAAGACATTTCATGTTTAATccgtaaataaatttttaacttaaaaatatatatagtggtAGCCTATTAATGTACTTGCAATaaccattaaaaaaaattttaaccataacaaaattatttaccTCATAACTTGAactaatagattttaaaatatatttttttggaaaataataaGCTAGCAATAAGTTAGGGCTAGATAAGCAAAATAATACTGCATATGTTTCTATTATTAGtacttctaatattttttatttgtttcacaatataagttgtttttaaaatctaatgCCAAAAATAATCAGataaaacaatagttttaaaagttataagGTAATATAGAGGTGtgatttgttatattttttaaaaagctaGAAGTTAAAATAGAAGTGTGATtggtttttgattattttctctCATTAATCAAATGCTGAAGGTATAAGtgcatttcttttaaatatttgtgcTTTTGGGCAATACtacttataaattataattaataacaaagagAGTTGTTACTTTTTGGACTATGAAGAAAATGGTCGTTGTTAAACCTGTTCATTATAATCCTAAAACGGAATGCAATAAGGAAAAATAAACTCATATTACGAAAACTGCCTGAACAAACGTATAGAGTGCTCATAATATGGAGAAAGTCAAAACATAGAAAGAAAAAGAGGTTTTCAGTCTAAAAAAATACGTGAAAGGCAATAAAGATGCAAAAGCATTATTAAGATGCATAGATGAAACTTCATGTCAAGCAACACGCGCCTTTTTAACCATCTTCAAATCTGAGTTGGCCGCCTGCTTCTGCGTATTACCACTGCCCCCTGCAGATTCAGACATAACAGGAACTGGCTTGACAGCTGGCTTGTcgtcatcaccatcatcatcatcaccctGGTCCCTGATACATTGAGTTCGTTATTAAACATGTCTATGTAAATACCGAAACATCATAATACAGATTATACTTGCATTGCTAATATAAACACCACTCGCCTCTTTActaaaaacaaagagaagatTCCATTCACAAAAAATGGACAAATTGCTAATTGTCCTTCCTTTTTACGactgaaaacatttaaaaagaacACAAAGAATTGTACGGACACTAAACTGAAGAAaccagaaaagaaagaaaccgAAGCAAGGAATCACACCTTTGATCATGTTTCCTCAGCGTCAGGGGGGTCATAAGAGCCTGTGTTATGTCCTCTGCTAGTCACAATCCGGAAAAGAGTCAGCaaccaaaaatgaaaatgttaagCAACAAACCAAAGCTATAACATTATTTGTGTTATAGAGGGAAAGAGAGAAGGGAACACTACATTATTTGCTTCTGAACAGTTTTTGGTCTTTTCTTGTTTTCCAGGAGGTGTTTTTTCCTAACGGAAGCTGTTAAATCTTTTTCGACTTCTTCCCTCAACAAAGAAACATAGTCTGAAGATCctataaaaggaaaaagaaatctTTTTCTACTTCTTCCCTCAACAAATGGTTCTTCTCATAAAAAGGAAAGAGCTTTGATCCACATAACTCATAAAAGCCTCAAAAACCATACTATATCATGTCTTTTGGTGATATTGATCACTTCAGTTCTAGGCCTAACATTAAAGTCGGATCTTTTACAGAAACAAAACCTTGaaggaaagttttttttttgtacaataAATAAGATTGTGATGAGGATGATAAAGTTATATAAACTCACCAATCGCCCGGTCTCTTCTTCGACACAACATAGCTGAGCTTAAATCCTTTTGCAAACCTCCCACTTGTTCTTCTCGATCTCCTCTTATTTGGCCATGAAA of the Raphanus sativus cultivar WK10039 unplaced genomic scaffold, ASM80110v3 Scaffold0074, whole genome shotgun sequence genome contains:
- the LOC130494753 gene encoding PTI1-like tyrosine-protein kinase 2 isoform X1 is translated as MRRWICCGGHRSGDSDISNDEKHLKTQRQHQQPDAANNKQPRPQAVAKPDPPKEALPIEVPPLSVEEVEEKTDNFGSKSLIGEGSYGRVYYATLSDGNKAVALKKLDVSPEAESNTEFLTQVSMVSRLKHENFIQLVGYCVDENLRVLAYEFATMGSLHDVLHGRKGVQGAQPGPTLDWITRVKIAVEAARGLEYLHEKVQPPVIHRDVRSSNVLLFEDYQAKVADFNLSNQAPDNAARLHSTRVLGTFGYHAPEYAMTGQLTQKSDVYSFGVVLLELLTGRKPVDHTMPRGQQSLVTWATPRLSEDKVKQCVDPKLKGEYPPKSVAKLAAVAALCVQYESEFRPNMSIVVKALQPLLKPPAPAPVVPES
- the LOC130500993 gene encoding uncharacterized protein LOC130500993, which gives rise to MAVMSHDKAAGRLYESANTRPIPYSQIVGQENGGDDDDDDSDVAPAA
- the LOC130494753 gene encoding PTI1-like tyrosine-protein kinase 2 isoform X2, yielding MRRWICCGGHRSGDSDISNDEKHLKTQRQHQQPDANNKQPRPQAVAKPDPPKEALPIEVPPLSVEEVEEKTDNFGSKSLIGEGSYGRVYYATLSDGNKAVALKKLDVSPEAESNTEFLTQVSMVSRLKHENFIQLVGYCVDENLRVLAYEFATMGSLHDVLHGRKGVQGAQPGPTLDWITRVKIAVEAARGLEYLHEKVQPPVIHRDVRSSNVLLFEDYQAKVADFNLSNQAPDNAARLHSTRVLGTFGYHAPEYAMTGQLTQKSDVYSFGVVLLELLTGRKPVDHTMPRGQQSLVTWATPRLSEDKVKQCVDPKLKGEYPPKSVAKLAAVAALCVQYESEFRPNMSIVVKALQPLLKPPAPAPVVPES